The following are from one region of the Arachis duranensis cultivar V14167 chromosome 10, aradu.V14167.gnm2.J7QH, whole genome shotgun sequence genome:
- the LOC107471336 gene encoding dihydroneopterin aldolase 2-like — MDADALITGDKLIPRGCTFYGFHGAIAEERVLGQKFLVNIDAWMDVRASGISDHLSDTVSYAEIYGIAKEIIEGKAHILLESVAQKIAITTLTQFPHISAIRVNVGKPQVAVRGPVDYLGVQILRRRSDLLN, encoded by the exons ATGGATGCCGATGCGTTGATAACCGGAGACAAACTCATACCGAGGGGATGCACATTTTATGGTTTTCACGGCGCAATAGCCGAAGAAAGGGTGCTGGGTCAGAAATTCTTGGTAAACATAGATGCTTGGATGGATGTTAGAGCATCAGGCATATCTGATCACTTGTCAGATACAGTTAGTTACGCCGAAATCTATGG TATTGCTAAGGAAATTATTGAAGGGAAGGCTCACATTCTTCTGGAGTCAGTGGCCCAAAAGATTGCAATAACTACTCTGACACAATTCCCACATATTTCTGCCATCCGCGTGAATGTTGGAAAGCCTCAAGTTGCGGTTCGGGGTCCAGTTGATTACTTGGGTGTCCAGATTCTTCGAAGAAGAAGCGATTTACTCAACTAG